The Vanessa tameamea isolate UH-Manoa-2023 chromosome 8, ilVanTame1 primary haplotype, whole genome shotgun sequence DNA segment TAGAACTTCTATTTTTTGCAATTGCGTTTGAAATTATAGGATTGTGCCACAATGTAATCGTgtcaatttatagaaataattaaaatagtcatGTAATTGTCCATTATGACGAGTGCGTATCGAAAATTGAGCGACGATTTATTTTTTGCGCAGAAATGGGCGATGAAATGGACCCGTGTGAATGCCTCTGGAATCACGAGTTGGCAATGCGACGGCTCATCTCGTTGGTGAGTCGATATTATTCAGTGACCTTGTATCATATTTATCAACATAATAGATTTACACGTCCGCAATAAATGTTAACTTAGAAAATGTAATTGGTTTTTaaacctatatttttaaaacatagctTCAACGTGAAAGAAtgcatacattatacattttgacTGTTTTATAATCtcacaattaattatacaatgaatgtttatgcaaatatttatgaactcatttaatttattatttgtaagtaaaaaacaaaaataactattattacaaCAGCGTGGCATTCAAACTCCAGTCtgaatgtattataaaacaattagttACACAAATCAAAACCACAAGCTCTTATCAAACTCTGCCAATTATTGCGACTTGTTAATCATTATGTTACAACAACATGCATtgtatagtagttatatttatattttttaataaaattattatttaagaaaaaacttgattttttttactaagtaaagcagtaaataataagaattgaTGCAATAACATTAGTAATTGTTGAACATTTTCCTAGATTGGCTGTTTTAACTGTTTTTCTGTAGTCTTTTGATCATTATTTAATCAGACTAATAGATCCTGAGATAACCAATCCTTGGTTCAACAAATTTggcttgtaattataaaatcttaaaaaatcaTGTCAGAGTTTGAATATGATTTCTGCATGATCTGTGGCTGTTCAAAGGGGCAGACAATGCATTTGTTGGCCTGCACAATTTAACTAAGCAAGATCAATAGAAACTCTGACCCTTAGCATCTATGTTTGGCTATGCACTAAAAACAAACACTTGTAGTAACTGACACCAATAATTCCCCTTCTTGCCTGAGAGGAAGCCCAGTCTTTAGCATAATATGCATATTCCTGTTGCATttcatttgaaagaaaaaaaatatttttccataggaaaataaagttattaatttgaaatgagtatgcaaataaaagttatgatatatttatttacttttaaataaggaattatCAATAATGAGAAActtcatttcaatttttttaattaaaaaaatgtttgtaattattatatgtatatataaattcactattttgttaaaaattgcaTTGTTGAAATAATTGTCAGTTTACTTGCATCATTGTAAACTTTCCAATCTTTGTATATGTGTTACCAATTATCTTCCCAACCCCAGACAGTTGTAGTAGAATTTATTatgctgttatatatatataattacaagagATTTAATATTCTACAATATGgtagatttataattaactaaatttcACAATCACAGCTTCGCCAAGGCCAGTCTTATTGTACAGACAATGAATGCCTGGACGACCAAATGCCAGGGTTGCCGAGACCGGAATCTGCCGGCAACAGTTTTCTCGTCATGTTCTTGATGATGGCACTCGCTGTAGCTATGTACATGATGCGCCCGCGCCGCAACCAGATAGAGGACGCCGCTAAACCGATGCCTAATCCACAGGTTACCttcatattactttatatattattacatatatatatatatatttgtaataaatatttgaaataataattgtagtgAAGAGCATGTATTGCGATATAACATGCTCAAGAgggtttttatgttttatcaacaCTAAACAATGTGTGGATGATTTTCAAGAGATTTAACATATAACACATGCTTCATTtatcataatacattttattaaatatataaatatgtatataagaaaaacaagTGCTATATGcaacaagtatttttttaaagtttcaatttattttacaaattataagatAAAGGTGTACTTTATAAAAATCTCACATTaccaatgataaaataattatttattcaaccaCTCACCATTAACACATTTTGTTGTTGAGTTCTCATACGAAACTCAATTGAACCAGTGTCATTACACGCACCACGGACAGTAACGACTTTGATCTTAGATCTATCATCTATGGTTAGCAGTATCAAAGGATTTCACTTATTGCAACCCGGTGTCTATGGGTGACTACTTAACATCAGATGGCCACttccaaagtaaataaaatatacgacatACTTGGATTTGGAATAACTCtgaaaaatgcaaatataactgttatgtattttttatattaaattagctatacttaaattaaatgcatgatccaacataatatatcatatacattacatatataggtatcaaatacatatattaactatagatttttgttgttaataaagTGCTTACTAAATTTGACATGTATACATCTCTTACCAGGACCGAGATGGCGCTCCACCTACGCCTccaagaatttaataaatactggcAACATTCTTCAATTTGTCTGTTCAGGGGGATAACTCGAATCCgtatgtataaaacataaaccaacaaaatgaatataaacaataattaatatcatatttaagtatagataagatatatatagttatattacatattatactagTAATAATAGTTCATTTTAAGATGTGACATTTTTACGacaccaatattaaaaaaaaaccgtttaatCATTCCATGGAGAAAACGATTAATTGCCAAGatctaatatgttatttaattgtaggTTTTTATCCATTCGAACTTTATAGTTAAATTCAATAGTATACaagagataattaaattaaaaagccaGTTAACTATCAGAtgtgagaataaaaaaaacactgtaaAACTTACAACTGtcgatatttaaaatctacTCAATAaagtagtataaataaaaaaataaaaacttgtgtaacttgtttttattaaaattactcaaaAGTGAGATTATTACGATGTTTGTTTgcaaatttttgttaattatatttaaatcagataaacataaatatattaacttataaaaattgtttaccaATTATTGTATTGGTGctaatgtataaaaaagtttGCAAATAGATTTTGAAGTTTTACATCGCGTATTCCAGAAACATTTTATCAATAACATCACGAGTGTTTTATAACCGGTAAAAGGAACCGTTTTTCAAACAACACACAGATCTgacatgtaaaataaaatttgaatctaTATTTTCGGATTTATTCTCCTTCAATTAGTGTTTTTTATAGCGATCATAATTGactaatgatattttttgttgtttaaattacCAGATTATTGGTCTGGTTCAGCTTGTGATATTCCATTAattttagttgttttattttgggTTGGGTTTTCGgattaataacttttttcattAGATTAATTTTTGCTTTCACTTTTTATTCTAATGGCAACAATCAAGATTGTATAATATgcaaagtaataaatatgacACATAATATTTGgttgtttcatttgtttttaacaaaccttatgaatatgattttattcCCTTTAAAAATAACGGTTACTTATACAAGCTTAAAACATGAGCACAACAAAACTAAAACATGTACTTTACCTCGCCgctattgtactttttttttgataatatatattttaaaaaaaaaccttattttcaCAAGATTATAAAGCGGGCAATGAAGCAAATGGTACGTGTaccatttaaaatcttaaagtaTTACCCAgggtacaaaaatattttatttcgactTACTGTACAGAATTGAGCATAGAATAAGACTTATACTATTCCtacacaaatacatttaaactaaaatatgctCTGCCTCTCTTTCCTTAAGTgcatatgattttttataaaaggaaaaagtttttgttaatcTTTTTAAGAACTATGATAATAGGCTGATGTTTTCAACTAGCGATCTCTATGTTAGTGCGTTGTACAAGCtgcattgttatttattacctaAATTTGTCAATTATGAAACGTCGAACTTAGCCTACTATAATCCGTGCGCGATCTTAAATGAATGCAAAAAGTCGCATCGCGGTAGCGCGGCACAAACGCATCGATGTCCGCTAAATATTACTTGTTAAGTCGATTTTTTTAGTTCTGGTTGTacgattatttacttattattttaataataagtagaaaGAAAAGGTACCATTATACCCATCTTAATATAAGGTACAGGGGTTACAAAAAACCCGAGCACTGCGCGTGGGGCGCCTCGCCGATGATAGTCAAGTCATCGACCATCGTAGCGTCCCAAAAGGTATCTTAGAAATCGTTATGGGGGGCGGAAGTAGGAACGCCAGAATATTACTTGCACCCAGGCACTTGTAGTGCATATATGGGGGCCAggtaccatttaaaaaaaaattcttgcaTTCCTACATTCACCCAAGCATTCATATCTATTTGATATCTATTGACATTATCTGTTAAAATCATCCTTCTGACCTGCTCCGTAGTccaaaatttttgtttactttgcTAACGGTTATCCCGTTCCCTCTATAATCCGACATGGGCATACAATACAAACAAGGCTCATTTGCATTGAGGAAAATCTTTGTCAATGTATGCTTATAAACCCTTTTGTTACTTAGTCGCGGTTTAACTgctatttaatttgtaagatTATAACGTACTACAATCTAATAAGGTGCTCTTCAAAAATCCGGATTGCAAGGGGGTCGGCGGCGCTACTCTATAGTTCAACAAATTCGATCATCTGACACCGTCTTGCAAAGCGTTTGTCGAATTACTGCGCGTTAACTGTATTTCGAAAAGGTCCCATCCCTTTCTGACAGCATGTCGATTATACGTAATTTATGTAACAAGCTCCTGCCCGGTCATTCCTCCATCACGAATTCTATGAAGTACCCGAGTCTGACAACATTACGTAATTTAAAGGTTCCATTATTATGGACTCAATACGATTGTGTCCGTTGTTCTAcgataatcattttttataataacaacattttgAACACTTGTGtttcattaaagtaattaaatataagataataaatgcTGCACTATGCCGCTATGAATTAGTCATTTACATGAACTTGTAAATGGACGtgtaagaatttaatataaaatatgtaattaccgGTTGATTAATATGAAAAGTGCCTAGGCACTTACGAATTCAGGCGATTAATATGATAAGTGCCTTATAGGCacttatcattttaatcaaCCGGTAACTTTTAATGGTAAGCATAATATTGATTTCTCGCGAAACCAAagaatttgaaaatgaaaataatcaacAGTAAGTGTTTCGATGCTGTACcattaaaaataccaaaaatgaGTGCAGCTATTTAAGGCATACTTTTTTTTGGAttctaaagatattatttcttcATTGAATCCCGTACAAATTCAACGTTAACGAGACCttcttgtttctttttttcaaaaaattgtatatctgaatgttaaactataattttattgtagagtttttgttttatatacaacgaaataaggttttttattatagttctaTTAAAGTCCtccacattattattaattctcaaTGCACCACCTCGCAGTAAGGTGGTCTTTTATAATCATGAATCCTGTATCATATCCACTACAGATTTAACTTTCTTAAGCAAAGTACTGATTTGCTTGAACTTACCAGTTGAGTTTGgaagattttcaaaattaataacatcacAAATATCTTTAGAAAACTTATCTTCACTAGGCAATTTCATGTATGTCGAAGCGACATTTATAACTGGTGTACCATATTGTGTGGTTTTGACTTGACCTGCCTTTGAGTTTGGTGTCTTTACACTCTTATCTGAGTCATTTACAGGAGTCACTTCATTATCTTTTGTTTCGTTGCATTGCTCTATAATTTCCGTCTCACCGGTATCAGATTTAGACGATTTGGGAACTTCTATAGATTTTGAAGTGTGTTGCTCGTTTATAGTATtgtcattgttaatattatgttcTTTAGTAACACTTTCGTCTTTGtcaacattttgtttaattatttcaacatttgGGTCTGTTTTTCGTGCTGGAGAAATTGCAACCTCATTAGTTTCAATTAAACTCTCAGTTACATCTACTGATGATCTTTGTTTTCTAGATTCGTCATCTCTATCAACTTCTTTTTTCGCATCATTTAGTTGTTCCTTTTCTACTGATCCCTTCGATTCTTCGATTTCTATAACACTAGCGCTATCAGCTTCACTTACACTTTCCTCCGTTTCAATTGATTCTGAGAGGTCAATAGTTGCTTCGACGACTGGTACAATATCAGATTTGAGTGCATTCAAAAGTAGTCTTTTCTTTTTCTCTAAATCATCAAGGGTTGGACTTTGTCGACCGCTGCTTGTTGGCGACGTAGActgaaatattcaattaaaaaataataagcaattcGTTAAGCGTTAATGTAAAAGCGGTACTAACGTTTTGTAGaataataacttaaacttaCATCAAAATCTTCATCAATGGTGATCAAATCATCTTCTGGCACCGGTATATCATTTACTTGAAGCACTTCTATAACTTCCACGTCGCTGGACGTCTCTAAATCTATCTTTTCATTGCTTGAATGTTCTTTCTTAGCAATAGATGAACTTCTGTCACTATTTGATGTTTTGTTATTGGATGGCTTGTTAGGTGAAACAGATTCAACTTTGTCTTCTGGAGGTGGCAATGGTGGTGGAGGTGGTGGAGGCTCTACTGATGGAGGTTCTTCATCAGGTAAAGGAGGAATTAAGGGAAATACCACCTCTGAAAAAAATCGTATGTAAAATacctatatagtttttaaactaaacacaACTTCTTCAGTTTCTAGCAGCAAAAAAGAAGTAACTTTttaactacaaaaataataataagaaaaaaaaaaatgctgttgTGCCAGAGCcaacaataaagaataattaatggTTTTGAAATAGTAACTACAATaatatctgtttaatttatcCAAATTTAGTAAtcagttatgaaataaaatatattcagaaatCAGTGGTGGTTGTTGTCttcttaaattgtttataaactattattatacacaaaaataatggTAACAGTATAGATATATGGCATAAAACAAACCATCGTCACTGTCCAATTCCATTTCAGCCTGTCCTTGCAAGGAGGTATTATTAGATGTGGGGAACAAAAGCAATTTCTTGCGCTTGTATGCCTTCACGGCATTAGGAGCTAATGTTTGCAGCATCATCATCTTACTGTCCTGTTCCGACATCGGCGGCAGACCGAACAGATGTCCTTCCTGTGTGTGAAGTTTAATCTACATTTGTCTTGCcacttttgtttattaattaactaatgtCAAGATGCAATCGGATAAAATGGTGCCTTAATCGAACttccttattaaaaaataatatactgcaCAATGAAAATGTTTCTCTCAAATATTTGTGAAGAAAAGTCTGCGCCATTATATGTCCTGTGCAAAGCTGAATCAGCAAGCATGTAAATAGACattgatataaatgtaattattaaatagaagaaaaaaattataaaaataattgcattatttGTGGTTGTAACTCAGATGTTATTGTTGAATCTATTCACTTAAATTTAGACGAACTAGTTAAAAGCTTGTATTAACTTGTTAAgtggatatattttaatctttatcacTGTCTATGGTATGATAatagtcataatataaatatatgccaGATCAATATGTTTGCACAATATTAGTGTGGTTTTAAATCACATGCCTGTGACTTCACTTATTCAACTataattggatatttttttacaaatctataataaagatgtttttccatcaaataagaattttaagaCAGACCCCTTCACTCTGTTACTAATTTGTGATAACTCAATTTGAAGATGTTCTgtcataaattaacatataaggctctgataattcataaaattttataaagaagacAGCCACAGTCCAGTAAAAAgaagacatttttaataaggttatgcttaatcttatttttttatgcttaatttGCGGTTTTAATTCATATTGTGCTCAGAATGTGTCAGATATAACTCTGCCAATAGGTTTAGACCAACCAGAAGTACTTAAGTTTGCAAAGGCCaggtctataaataaataaatattggacaacatcacatacatcactctgatcccaatgtaagtagctaaagcacttgtgttatggacatcagtagtaacgacggtaccacaaacacccagacccaagacaacatagaaaactaatgaagtttttctacatcgactcggccgggaatcgaacccgggaccttggagtggcgtacccatgaaaaccgatgtacacactactcgaccacggaggtcgtcaaagtagAAGAAGTCTTGTACTTCTACTTAGCAGAAGAATAATTAtgggtaaatattttataacaaaaaaaaatgttgttgtcccattataaatcaatatgcaatgatttaatatttttaatattacatgtttAAAATTGACTCTAATCTTACACTAAATAGTTGTAATTctgtatatttcaaaatataatatgtatttttacctCCACATACTGTGAACTGGCGGAAATATTGAAACCGGGAAAGTCTAGTATCTTCTTTATATCAAATTTGTCTTTAGAACCTGGTTCGCAAACTTCACCTTCCTCTTCTTCAGGATCCAAGATTGCAGTACCCTTAAGATTTTAGAAttcaagaattattataatagcaaGCGCAAAATCatagatgaaaataataaaaacagagaAGAAATTAGTAAACTATGTACATAAACCTCACaaataatgacaattttaaaatgactttgaGATAACCAGAATGATTTCATAAAATTGAGTGTGGAACTCGATTGTGAATGTACAATCTTTAAAGTgggtagtttttaatatttgaaaaacaaattaactatGTGAATGCCCTGTGTGAATTTATAGCTGTAAATTGATTGAGATATTGAATGatctgtaattttaaaatactaaaaacaggtactaatattcattatttatatgtggCTACACACAGATGTAGGCAAACATTTTGAATGGTATGTCAGTAATTAATCTTACAGTGGAGTCAAACATTGTGATCCCAGAATGTGATATACGAGCCTCTTCTAACCAACCAGGTGGGTAACCCAATAACCTCATGCGATAGATATGTAACGGCAGTTCATATCTCTTCAGTCCCAATGCATTCCTCAGTGTAGATGATATCCTACCAGGAACTAAGTGTCCATACTTTTGGTCGTCTTCCACATGGTAACGTCTGTAAAATTGTTAAAGTTATAAGGATAATTTAGAACATAAGTCTCTagtaaaattatgaatacattatatatacagagtgttttaattgcatatttataaattatcatccAGTGTTCGTCCTTTCCTAAAACAAGGCACTAAGCTTAATCTTCAGCACTTATGTTATAACTTGATGAAAACCTGTCATATATGCCTTGACACAATTTCCACTCAACAATACATGTTGCTCCTACTGGTTGTCAGTTGTGCAACATATCAATTTTGTCCACTTACACTTACACTATAGTTTGCAAATTC contains these protein-coding regions:
- the LOC113396281 gene encoding small integral membrane protein 14, which gives rise to MGDEMDPCECLWNHELAMRRLISLLRQGQSYCTDNECLDDQMPGLPRPESAGNSFLVMFLMMALAVAMYMMRPRRNQIEDAAKPMPNPQDRDGAPPTPPRI
- the LOC113396284 gene encoding zinc finger CCHC domain-containing protein 8 — protein: MAKRKAGVNDIVFELDNDDIEISSDDDAKEPKKGRLGTENVKKSCENKSTSDRECVEVISIDSSEEIFAEVEPQSKVNNGGKIPSEKTLIKTNFNVKSDTNNIHIKQSKIANCRNPRKDCLNTIIFDNDIVVDSPASNSDLGVVGCENRTPLISVRFKDKKLAHVYKKKVKGFLINLLKSRSDEKINDIHESDNELDIWSEDLVDEDCNKEEISNPIDDGLFFVDTEPYDDKHIEIPKYSQNSAVISNKVEEESPPVSLRRRQICFNCDGEHQLRECPLPRDNQRIAENRKALPAKVGRYHVEDDQKYGHLVPGRISSTLRNALGLKRYELPLHIYRMRLLGYPPGWLEEARISHSGITMFDSTGTAILDPEEEEGEVCEPGSKDKFDIKKILDFPGFNISASSQYVEEGHLFGLPPMSEQDSKMMMLQTLAPNAVKAYKRKKLLLFPTSNNTSLQGQAEMELDSDDEVVFPLIPPLPDEEPPSVEPPPPPPPLPPPEDKVESVSPNKPSNNKTSNSDRSSSIAKKEHSSNEKIDLETSSDVEVIEVLQVNDIPVPEDDLITIDEDFDSTSPTSSGRQSPTLDDLEKKKRLLLNALKSDIVPVVEATIDLSESIETEESVSEADSASVIEIEESKGSVEKEQLNDAKKEVDRDDESRKQRSSVDVTESLIETNEVAISPARKTDPNVEIIKQNVDKDESVTKEHNINNDNTINEQHTSKSIEVPKSSKSDTGETEIIEQCNETKDNEVTPVNDSDKSVKTPNSKAGQVKTTQYGTPVINVASTYMKLPSEDKFSKDICDVINFENLPNSTGKFKQISTLLKKVKSVVDMIQDS